The Xiphophorus hellerii strain 12219 chromosome 3, Xiphophorus_hellerii-4.1, whole genome shotgun sequence genome segment TCATATTCTAACccctttttttgtaattaaacagaaatgtgttctcattttctttcaagATGCTGTACTACAAGACCGATCTGTTGATGTAGCCTCTGTGCAATGTTGCTTTAAGCAGAGTTTGTTCTTTCAGTAAGGTTTACTGTTTAagcttttagatgtttttacagattttttaaaaagttcataatTGTGTTTACAACCCTTATTAACTTCAGAGGCAAGAAATATGCATTTTGCTTTGTATCATGTTGATTGTTTCAAAtacttttcctttctttatagcatttcaaattttaaaaagttaattaatgcaacatttattttaaaaatagaatggCAGGACAGAGTTTATCACTTAAaagaagcattttgttttgatcacagaattacattttcagataaatattatttatactAAATAcccttattttccttttatgtttatctttgtttgacaagtaaatatttgctttcacagagtttattttcatctgaaaCAGATATTGCATATTTACAAAATGGTTAGAAGCAGTTGAATAAACTGGCAGTTCATGAAACTCAAATGAACAATACATTTCTTCATTGTCCCTTCTAGAGAACATAatgaaatacttttgaaagaaaagaaacacagttTGTTTACATCTGCATGCCATTCTAAGTGGGCTTGTAAAGGTGctgaaaaatgttcttgcttGCAGTCAGCACATTTTAAAGTGATGCAATGATTGCCTCTCTTAGATGCATATACAAGTTCAAAGCCTGGTAAGCGTCTGTGGGTAAGGTCAGATGGGACTCTGCCATAAGGATGTTGCAGAGGTCAAAGACATCTGGATCACATGGTTTGGTCAGTCGAGAAATGCACTCATTTTTGCATACTTCAACATGTTCCTCTTCAACAAGGCAAAGAAAGTCTCTTGTCCTGTAGAGCTCAGGTAATGCATACATCACATTGGGTCGACCACTGGGgacatttctgttgtttgaTGGCCTGATGGAGTGTGCATTCCAAACCTGGGCAGTATCATCCAGCTCATCCTGTCACAAAGAACACATGAATATGAGAATCATACACACTCATCTGTCTTAAAATTAGTAAATTATAAGAGTCATAAATAGGGATAGGAATTCCTAAAAACTTTGCAATACCAATTTCATTATgattattaattattgattttattttcatcaattCTCAATGAGTTAGAGAATAAAGTCcttaatttaaaatttgcacCATGTTGTATTCaattcaaacaaaactgaaggtggcttaaaaaagaagaatccTGCAGTTAGATTACAATTTTAACATGAAATTCAACTTTTTGCACATCAACAATGTTTGCGAACACaattttgcatgtttcacaTCTCAGGAAAAATCTTTCAAGACTTACAGTGTCTCCAGCTATGGTTAAACACATTATTATATGTGTATTGTTATTTAAACATCTGAGAAAGCTAAGCAACTTCAAGTATGCAAGATCAAATCATGGTCATACTGATTTATTTAGTCCACTGCTTAAACTAGTGGACTTAACACATAGCATTTATGTGTTAATGAAAATGATGTCTTGCTTACAGCTAaggaaaatataacattttagattagaatattacatcacaccaataaaaacactaaactcctgctttaaggttattttaaagtgcttttaatttgacaataCTCATCccaaattctaatttattgaatatgactgtacatATAACTGAGATTGAGACTATTCATACAGTACAGAGCtgatattaaaacaataacctTGATATGGAAGCATCTAAACTTGCCTGGCAGAAGAGCCAGAGTCCATTCCTCCCCCAGGGACCCTCAGACCTCCCTGAGGATCACGGCTAAGCAACATGTCAAACACTTTACATTCAATAGTCATTTGCATGATGTGTGTTAATTTTTTGGGACGTTGGAAGGATTTGTTCCCTTTATTGTGATTCAAGCTTTGTTTGGGTCCTAGTCTTTTTTTGTAGAATATAACCACACTTTGGAACCCATAATGTGTCCTCGGTCCAAAGTAGACTGATCTCGCTATTCTGTTGAGTTCTCCAGAGTTCTggtatgactttattatttgaTCTGAATGTCAAATGAACTACGTTGGGACTATTTGTTTGGAAACACAGCGGATGCGTGTGCGAGCACCGGCCACTGGCTCTTGCTGCAGTTAAGTTGCGCAGCATCCgctgtgtttaaaaacaagtaaTCCCTCTAGGATCTCAGTTTGCTATTATTatccaaacataaataaattattaagatTAACTCACCTGTATGATCCCCATGCAGCAAAACTGAAGAAGGTTTTTGTCTAAAAATCCACCATCAAAGTAACCGTTGTCTCTGATGTCTCCAAAAAGGGACAACCAGAACTCCACACACTGGTTACGAAGGAAACGCCACCAATATTCAATTCTTTGATTAGCTGTACTTGCTCCTTCCAGGTAACTGTCAAGGGTCTCGTTTGGTTCCGTTGGTACAAGGAAACGCTGGAAACTTCTCACATGGCCATTTTCGGTTCCAAGATCACCACGTACAACTCTAGGGCAGCCATTTAAACGCTGCACCGCTTCGATGTAATACCCCCCGATCACCTTTGGATTACTACTTGTTGTGTAAGCATTAAgccagattatttttcttgaaaaccCATCAATACTTGCGTTGATGCATATTCCATATGGTTTAAGTTTGTCGTAGGAGTCCATGTGCCAGATGAAGTTTGGTCCCTTTGAAAAGTAATTTCTCCGTCTGAGACGTCTTGCCTGCCTCAGTGCCACCCCTTGGGGATCCAATTCCTTCAACACAAAGCGCACATCTTCTTTTCTCACACGAAGTCCATGCTCTCTGCATTTAGCGTACATCCATCGGTAACCGTGAAGCTGTCCAGAGGACTGTAGCTGGTTATTAATGAATTCTACCAAAACTGCCAAGTCGGAAAAGGACTTGCGCCGAATGAGTCCCCGCGCTCTGAAAACTCTCTTCAGATGTCTCTCACTAATACTAAATCCATGTCTGCTGTCAAGCActgatttaatgtgtttatacTCAAGCCCAAGCtcgaaataaaaatctatatatctACCCCATGGGTGGGTGTCCTCCATCACTGTGATTAGGTCGTTATGTACTGatgtcgggatctcgagataataagtcgggatctcgagataataagtcgggatctcgagataataagtcgggataataagtcgggatctcgagataataagtcgggatctcgagataataagtcgggatctcgagataataagtcgggatttctttccttttttttttcctctccatgtCCCCTTAGGGgctcccgacttattatctcgagatcccgacttattatcccgacttattatctcgagatcccgacttattatcccgacttattatctcgagatcccgacttattatctcgagatcccgacttattatcccgacttattatctcgagatcccgacttattatcccgacttattatctcgagatcccgacttattatcccgacttattatctcgagatcccgacttattatcccgacttattatctcgagatcccgacttattatcccgacttattatctcgagatcccgcgacatttctgaaaaaatcGCGAgttacttttttgggggggaaaggCATGTTTTTATGCGGTAAACGTGGGGGAGTGTGTCTACATTGATTATGGAGGACGACTTATATCATTTTCTGCGGTCCAGAGATGTCCCAGAGGAGGATATCATGCACATGCAAAGAGACAAGGTAAATATAATCGCATAAAACATTGTTTGATAAATATCCGCTCAGTGAAAAACTACGTTTGATAGCCTTAGCTAAGAACCgctttgtattttatcaagaaaaacttgttttatctgttaaagTTTGACCACACATTCTACAATTTGTCTTCAAAAAAGGGGGTTACTATGGCAACGGCACAACAAATTATGCGACCCATAACTAGCAGCGATAGTGCTACACAAGAAGTCTTCGCATGGCTTTCTGAAATACAActattactatatatatatatatatatatatatatatatatatatatatatatatatatatatatatatatatatatataaagatgtGGATGTctttattctaattatttttttattttttatgtctccaGGTGGACAAGGCTGTGCTGTCTATAATGACAGACGAACAGATGACCAATTACATCACTTCATATGGTGACAGAATAGCAGTTCTGTCTTTTTGTCAGCAAAGTACACTTATTGCAGAAAAAGATACTCTTCTCCAGAACTTAAGAGATAAAATTGGAGCACGGAAAATGAGATCTAGGACCAAAAGAGCTGTTTGTAGCACATCTGGTTTGTTCCAAATGCAAGGGGTGGAGATGGCAAGAGGAAGAAGTAAGGCAGCAGGGAGGACTTCGAGAAAAATTGAAATTGGGTGGCTTCATTTTCACATTGATGAATACCAACAAGTGAGAACAAGAAATGGTGGAGGAACGAGGCATGCAACAGTGGATAA includes the following:
- the LOC116716081 gene encoding uncharacterized protein LOC116716081 — its product is MEDTHPWGRYIDFYFELGLEYKHIKSVLDSRHGFSISERHLKRVFRARGLIRRKSFSDLAVLVEFINNQLQSSGQLHGYRWMYAKCREHGLRVRKEDVRFVLKELDPQGVALRQARRLRRRNYFSKGPNFIWHMDSYDKLKPYGICINASIDGFSRKIIWLNAYTTSSNPKVIGGYYIEAVQRLNGCPRVVRGDLGTENGHVRSFQRFLVPTEPNETLDSYLEGASTANQRIEYWWRFLRNQCVEFWLSLFGDIRDNGYFDGGFLDKNLLQFCCMGIIQDELDDTAQVWNAHSIRPSNNRNVPSGRPNVMYALPELYRTRDFLCLVEEEHVEVCKNECISRLTKPCDPDVFDLCNILMAESHLTLPTDAYQALNLYMHLREAIIASL